In Hyla sarda isolate aHylSar1 chromosome 12, aHylSar1.hap1, whole genome shotgun sequence, a genomic segment contains:
- the LOC130296938 gene encoding olfactory receptor 6-like translates to MSIKNQTRVTEFILLGFGDLHSFNIILFLFFLIVFLFTVMGNLLIILLVSLTVQLQSPMYYFLSHLSFTDLVISISTLPNMLGAILLGGIKMSYLGCITQLYFICSSTITECYLLPVMSYDRYLAICNPLRYTSVMDYKYRICLSVWPWLFGFTLDLIGVLGVSNYNFCRDNIIDHFYCDVSPLQKLSCSDSSLVELEIFLFSLPIFILPCGFIIVTYVFIVLTIVRIPTTTGKQKAFSTCSSHFIVVGTFYGTLIAKYMIPSKGQSLLINKIVSLLHTVFTPLFNPIIYSLRNQDIKMALKKLSDQYLAL, encoded by the coding sequence ATGTCGATAAAGAACCAAACGAGAGTGACAGAATTCATACTTCTAGGTTTTGGAGACCTTCACAGCTTTAATATTATATTGTTCTTGTTTTTCTTAATCGTTTTTCTTTTTACAGTCATGGGAAACCTTCTGATCATCCTTCTGGTGTCGCTCACTGTCCAGCTCCAGTCCCCCATGTATTACTTCCTAAGTCATCTTTCCTTTACCGATCTCGTGATTTCCATTAGTACTCTTCCCAACATGCTCGGTGCCATTCTTTTGGGGGGGATAAAAATGTCTTATCTTGGCTGCATCACACAGTTGTATTTCATCTGTAGTTCAACCATCACTGAATGTTATCTCCTTCCCGTGATGTCCTATGACCGATACCTGGCCATCTGTAACCCCCTAAGATACACTAGTGTCATGGACTACAAGTATCGTATCTGTCTTTCGGTATGGCCATGGTTATTTGGTTTTACACTTGATCTTATTGGAGTCCTTGGGGTGTCAAACTATAATTTTTGCCGTGACAATATCATTGACCATTTCTACTGTGACGTCTCTCCACTTCAGAAGCTTTCCTGCTCGGACTCTTCTCTTGTAGAACTGGAGATCTTTCTGTTTTCTTTGCCAATCTTTATCCTTCCTTGTGGTTTTATCATTGTCACCTATGTATTTATCGTCCTCACCATAGTTAGGATACCGACAACAACCGGCAAACAAAAAGCTTTCTCAACCTGCAGTTCTCACTTTATTGTTGTGGGGACATTTTACGGGACACTAATAGCTAAATACATGATCCCATCTAAAGGACAGTCATTGCTTATTAATAAGATTGTATCCTTATTGCACACGGTATTTACCCCACTGTTTAACCCTATTATATATAGTCTTAGAAACCAGGATATAAAAATGGCACTTAAAAAGCTCAGTGACCAATATCTTGCCCTATGA